Proteins co-encoded in one Pocillopora verrucosa isolate sample1 chromosome 1, ASM3666991v2, whole genome shotgun sequence genomic window:
- the LOC131786343 gene encoding histamine H2 receptor-like isoform X2, with amino-acid sequence MRIHIHTTNKSRAMADCTLDGSLWTSLIFFFLIAILAIFGNGLVCAAFATNKRLRILTNYYVVSLAVSDILVGSFNIPLWMYIMKKTHCKSEVDNGFYEAFIIFDILCGTASIWNMTAISIDRFAAVVYPTVYKHRMKSTKLAGWTILGVWIFSLFVALLRLAYQKFNYAMFVVTLSFFIPLLLILFSYGNIYRVVRYRAKWTGSVLIEIKLARTLSIVIGAFILCWGPFFIINIVTYYCGHKTCDYDVAIKVIKWLQYASTCINPIIYTIRNREFRFTFHKLIFRCNYRNGKYVFNPQEKLSSGWGCCQLGGPIDVDFGESRSRYPTYTEEAMLSSSRLRSSTTPTKVQGTTLAFDNLSSSQHMQPSCDTAQRFRS; translated from the exons ATGAGG ATACACATTCATACTACGAACAAGTCGAGGGCCATGGCTGATTGTACACTGGACGGATCACTTTGGACATCcctaatattcttttttttaattgctatcCTCGCCATATTCGGGAACGGACTTGTGTGCGCGGCATTCGCAACCAACAAACGCCTCAGGATTCTCACTAACTATTATGTCGTTTCACTGGCTGTGTCGGATATTTTGGTCGGGAGCTTTAATATCCCGCTTTGGATGTACATAATGAAGAA AACCCATTGTAAAAGTGAGGTTGACAACGGTTTTTACGAAGCTTTCATCATATTCGACATCTTGTGTGGTACGGCCTCGATCTGGAACATGACTGCCATAAGCATTGACAG ATTTGCGGCTGTGGTTTATCCGACAGTTTACAAACATCGCATGAAGAGCACAAAACTCGCTGGCTGGACAATCCTCGGTGTATGGATCTTTTCACTTTTCGTTGCCTTGCTTCGACTTGCATACCAAAAATTCAATTATGCCATGTTTGTTGTGACTCTGAGCTTCTTTATTCCGCTGTTGTTAATCTTGTTTTCATACGGAAACATTTACCGCGTGGTTCGGTATCGTGCAAAATGGACTGGGTCCGTGTTGATCGAGATCAAACTGGCGCGAACTCTTTCGATCGTGATTGGTGCATTCATTCTCTGCTGGGGGCCATTTTTCATCATCAACATAGTAACCTATTATTGTGGCCACAAGACATGTGATTATGATGTTGCTATTAAGGTAATTAAATGGCTTCAGTACGCGAGCACCTGCATTAACCCTATCATCTATACTATCAGGAACCGTGAGTTTCGTTTCACCTTTCACAAGCTGATTTTCCGTTGTAACTACAGAAATGGAAAATACGTGTTTAACCCCCAAGAAAAGCTATCCAGTGGGTGGGGTTGCTGTCAGCTCGGCGGTCCCATCGATGTAGATTTTGGCGAGAGTCGATCGCGTTATCCGACCTATACCGAAGAAGCCATGCTTTCTAGTTCGCGCCTTCGGAGTTCAACGACGCCTACTAAAGTTCAAGGGACAACTTTAGCCTTTGACAACTTATCTTCGTCACAACACATGCAGCCTAGTTGTGACACAGCTCAGCGTTTTCGTTCCTAA
- the LOC131786263 gene encoding protein glass-like, translating into MSIILLSFHSAMRMKSVQSVRTRDGREPAHKEQCPLSAQEQQGSSDDPADAWFNAAGILLSLKHAAAERSARMGNPTDTPQWTPSVGDPSISQSQTSSISMDGFASASVDTAVFLSAAVHNPCGGECAQDFYSGSIFQEETVLSDRESSDVPGSKANKCRLCDKVYARPSTLRTHMRTHSGEKPYQCHICMKSFSQDANLTAHLRIHSGEKPFKCLVCDRRFAQSSSVTTHMRTHTGERPYRCKMCSRGFADSSTLTKHLRTHTGEKPYKCKICQLKFSQSGNLNRHMRVHEHGM; encoded by the exons ATGTCCATCATTCTTCTAAGTTTTCATTCCGCCATGCGCATGAAGTCTGTGCAAAGCGTGAGAACAAGGGACGGAAGGGAGCCAGCACATAAAGAGCAGTG TCCTCTCTCCGCACAAGAGCAGCAGGGATCATCAGACGACCCCGCAGATGCTTGGTTCAATGCTGCAGGGATCCTCCTGTCCCTCAAACACGCGGCCGCTGAGAGGAGTGCTAGGATGGGGAACCCAACAGATACCCCGCAATGGACCCCTTCTGTGGGCGACCCTTCGATTTCGCAATCACAG ACCTCCTCAATTTCAATGGATGGATTTGCTTCTGCAAGTGTGGACACAGCAGTTTTCTTGTCAGCTGCTGTACACAACCCATGTGGCGGAGAGTGTGCTCAGGATTTCTATTCAGGATCCATTTTTCAAGAGGAGACAGTCCTGTCTGACAGAGAAAGCTCAGACGTGCCTGGGTCCAAGGCAAATAAATGCCGTCTATGCGACAAGGTATATGCCCGGCCTTCCACCCTACGCACGCATATGCGGACCCACTCAGGAGAGAAGCCCTACCAGTGCCACATTTGCATGAAGTCTTTCTCACAGGATGCAAATCTAACTGCGCATTTGCGAATCCACTCGGGGGAGAAGCCTTTCAAATGCTTGGTGTGCGATCGAAG GTTTGCCCAGTCCTCCTCTGTCACCACACACATGCGCACTCATACTGGTGAGCGCCCTTATCGATGCAAAATGTGTTCTCGGGGATTTGCCGACAGCTCCACTCTGACCAAACACCTGCGAACTCACACAGGAGAGAAACCATACAAATGTAAGATTTGTCAACTTAAGTTTTCCCAATCAGGAAATTTGAATCGACACATGCGTGTACACGAACACGGCATGTAA
- the LOC131786299 gene encoding LOW QUALITY PROTEIN: alpha-adducin (The sequence of the model RefSeq protein was modified relative to this genomic sequence to represent the inferred CDS: inserted 2 bases in 2 codons; deleted 6 bases in 5 codons; substituted 5 bases at 5 genomic stop codons), translated as MSSSVTPRTTRTPVERSRRWSAPPRQKVVGRSVRSPDEVVRDVRGLKMRQRVSLALSDDILRGELEDMLSTHNEKSMNADSFRTYQDFLIPSGGFYGGGLGGMSANVISDIRGADTLHYSKFERQLRCKVASVYRLIQLFGWGKGISDRAAFTVSASENDNDEHSYFVAPTGLLFSSMLSYTQQGKMPSVSFLLSAEAVKKAVGEVSYHAFPGLXLDEETQDSLINSFGPSSRXXLKKCLLVIFKDLGAICVGETIEETTYLAYLLVTACEQPVSAMRAGMDELLEIDDDGKEXMMNSFYGGXDATENQQKMAELQFEAWMRMLDSRVCKTGYNYRNPDDLXKSEEKEAKSRENNTSXDVSTTRTEMTIYRDANVRAQPSLGRGNTLQSRLKWPEIHLLKATEYKRELELDNSEPVLIKDRQPEKDNKDEEEVFITTKVVSVNQSAPVLPTSDQESQEVTEEVVTYVKAQERHFEPQEVKVFLDDSQDSLDASGEALVPVIVEIKREPVGLVRRKSGNKVKKRRSFREKFTKRLSVDSRHVMLQFSDVSTNWYVLNNLVQYAELCSLARVRSNYLFWRL; from the exons ATGTCGTCTTCAGTAACGCCAAGAACCACGCGAACCCCCGTGGAAAGATCGAGGAGATGGAGCGCTCCTCCGCGACAGAAGGTAGTCGGACGCTCGGTTCGATCTCCCGATGAAGTGGTCCGGGACGTTCGAGGTCTAAAGATGCGCCAAAGAGTTTCTTTGGCTCTCAGCGATGACATTCTGCGGGGAGAATTGGAGGACATGTTATCCACTCACAATGAAAAGTCGATGAACGCAGACTCTTTCCGCACGTATCAAGACTTCTTGATCCCCTCGGGAGGCTTTTATGGCGGTGGTCTTGGGGGTATGTCCGCCAACGTTATCTCAGACATCAGAGGGGCGGACACATTGCACTATTCCAAATTTGAAAGGCAATTGCGGTGTAAGGTGGCATCTGTCTATCGCCTGATACAGCTGTTTGGATGGGGAAAAGGAATCTCCGATCGAGCTGCATTTACG GTTTCTGCGTCTGAAAATGACAATGATGAGCAT AGTTATTTTGTTGCTCCCACTGGTTTGTTGTTCAG CTCCATGCTGTCATACACTCAACAAGGAAAGATGCCAAGTgtgtcatttttgttgtcagCTGAAGCGGTGAAAAAAGCT GTTGGAGAAGTTTCTTATCATGCTTTTCCTGGGT AGCTGGATGAAGAAACACAAGATTCCTTAATCAACAGCTTTGGACCATCAAGCAGGtaataactaaaaaaatgtttacttgtAAT TTTTAAGGACTTGGGTGCTATTTGTGTTGGGGAGACCATAGAAGAGACTACATATCTGGCTTACCTGCTTGTTACCGCTTGTGAACAACCG GTATCTGCAATGCGCGCAGGAATGGACGAGCTGTTGGAGATTGATGATGATGGCAAAG GCATGATGAATTCATTTTATGGAGGTTGAGATGCAACTGAGAACCAACAAAAGATGGCCGAGCTGCAATTTGAGGCCTGGATGCGAATGCTTGACTCCAGG GTTTGCAAGACTGGTTAC AATTACCGCAACCCTGATGATCTTtaaaaatcagaagaaaaggaagcTAAATCACGCGAGAACAACACCAGCTAAGACGTTTCCACAACTCGTACGGAGATGACAATCTACCGTGACGCTAACGTACGT GCACAGCCCTCCCTTGGACGAGGAAACACACTACA GAGTCGCCTGAAGTGGCCTGAAATTCACCTGTTGAAGGCCACTGAGTACAAAAGAGAACTG GAGCTGGACAACTCTGAGCCGGTGCTTATTAAAGACAGACAACCTGAGAAAGATAACAAAGACGAGGAG GAAGTGTTTATCACCACCAAAGTCGTTTCAGTGAACCAGTCTGCGCCAGTCCTACCCACAAGTGATCAGGAGAGCCAAGAGGTCACGGAGGAAGTGGTGACGTATGTAAAGGCACAGGAGAGGCACTTTGAACCTCAGGAAGTCAAGGTGTTCTTGGATGACTCCCAAGATAGCCTGGACGCAAGTGGCGAG GCACTGGTCCCCGTGATTGTGGAGATAAAGCGAGAACCGGTGGGCCTTGTGCGAAGGAAGTCTGGGAACAAAGTGAAGAAGCGACGAAGTTTCCGAGAGAAGTTTACTAAAAGGCTGAGCGTGGACAGTAGACACGTTATGCTACAGTTTTCTGATGTTTCCACCAATTGGtatgttttaaacaatttagtGCAATACGCTGAACTGTGCTCCTTGGCGAGGGTAAGGAGTAATTATCTGTTTTGGAGGTTGTAA
- the LOC131786343 gene encoding histamine H2 receptor-like isoform X1, with product MAQNLGDNQTFYSSRAPDIHIHTTNKSRAMADCTLDGSLWTSLIFFFLIAILAIFGNGLVCAAFATNKRLRILTNYYVVSLAVSDILVGSFNIPLWMYIMKKTHCKSEVDNGFYEAFIIFDILCGTASIWNMTAISIDRFAAVVYPTVYKHRMKSTKLAGWTILGVWIFSLFVALLRLAYQKFNYAMFVVTLSFFIPLLLILFSYGNIYRVVRYRAKWTGSVLIEIKLARTLSIVIGAFILCWGPFFIINIVTYYCGHKTCDYDVAIKVIKWLQYASTCINPIIYTIRNREFRFTFHKLIFRCNYRNGKYVFNPQEKLSSGWGCCQLGGPIDVDFGESRSRYPTYTEEAMLSSSRLRSSTTPTKVQGTTLAFDNLSSSQHMQPSCDTAQRFRS from the exons ATGGCGCAAAACTTAGGGGATAATCAGACTTTCTACTCTTCGCGAGCGCCTGAT ATACACATTCATACTACGAACAAGTCGAGGGCCATGGCTGATTGTACACTGGACGGATCACTTTGGACATCcctaatattcttttttttaattgctatcCTCGCCATATTCGGGAACGGACTTGTGTGCGCGGCATTCGCAACCAACAAACGCCTCAGGATTCTCACTAACTATTATGTCGTTTCACTGGCTGTGTCGGATATTTTGGTCGGGAGCTTTAATATCCCGCTTTGGATGTACATAATGAAGAA AACCCATTGTAAAAGTGAGGTTGACAACGGTTTTTACGAAGCTTTCATCATATTCGACATCTTGTGTGGTACGGCCTCGATCTGGAACATGACTGCCATAAGCATTGACAG ATTTGCGGCTGTGGTTTATCCGACAGTTTACAAACATCGCATGAAGAGCACAAAACTCGCTGGCTGGACAATCCTCGGTGTATGGATCTTTTCACTTTTCGTTGCCTTGCTTCGACTTGCATACCAAAAATTCAATTATGCCATGTTTGTTGTGACTCTGAGCTTCTTTATTCCGCTGTTGTTAATCTTGTTTTCATACGGAAACATTTACCGCGTGGTTCGGTATCGTGCAAAATGGACTGGGTCCGTGTTGATCGAGATCAAACTGGCGCGAACTCTTTCGATCGTGATTGGTGCATTCATTCTCTGCTGGGGGCCATTTTTCATCATCAACATAGTAACCTATTATTGTGGCCACAAGACATGTGATTATGATGTTGCTATTAAGGTAATTAAATGGCTTCAGTACGCGAGCACCTGCATTAACCCTATCATCTATACTATCAGGAACCGTGAGTTTCGTTTCACCTTTCACAAGCTGATTTTCCGTTGTAACTACAGAAATGGAAAATACGTGTTTAACCCCCAAGAAAAGCTATCCAGTGGGTGGGGTTGCTGTCAGCTCGGCGGTCCCATCGATGTAGATTTTGGCGAGAGTCGATCGCGTTATCCGACCTATACCGAAGAAGCCATGCTTTCTAGTTCGCGCCTTCGGAGTTCAACGACGCCTACTAAAGTTCAAGGGACAACTTTAGCCTTTGACAACTTATCTTCGTCACAACACATGCAGCCTAGTTGTGACACAGCTCAGCGTTTTCGTTCCTAA
- the LOC131786343 gene encoding histamine H2 receptor-like isoform X3 — MADCTLDGSLWTSLIFFFLIAILAIFGNGLVCAAFATNKRLRILTNYYVVSLAVSDILVGSFNIPLWMYIMKKTHCKSEVDNGFYEAFIIFDILCGTASIWNMTAISIDRFAAVVYPTVYKHRMKSTKLAGWTILGVWIFSLFVALLRLAYQKFNYAMFVVTLSFFIPLLLILFSYGNIYRVVRYRAKWTGSVLIEIKLARTLSIVIGAFILCWGPFFIINIVTYYCGHKTCDYDVAIKVIKWLQYASTCINPIIYTIRNREFRFTFHKLIFRCNYRNGKYVFNPQEKLSSGWGCCQLGGPIDVDFGESRSRYPTYTEEAMLSSSRLRSSTTPTKVQGTTLAFDNLSSSQHMQPSCDTAQRFRS, encoded by the exons ATGGCTGATTGTACACTGGACGGATCACTTTGGACATCcctaatattcttttttttaattgctatcCTCGCCATATTCGGGAACGGACTTGTGTGCGCGGCATTCGCAACCAACAAACGCCTCAGGATTCTCACTAACTATTATGTCGTTTCACTGGCTGTGTCGGATATTTTGGTCGGGAGCTTTAATATCCCGCTTTGGATGTACATAATGAAGAA AACCCATTGTAAAAGTGAGGTTGACAACGGTTTTTACGAAGCTTTCATCATATTCGACATCTTGTGTGGTACGGCCTCGATCTGGAACATGACTGCCATAAGCATTGACAG ATTTGCGGCTGTGGTTTATCCGACAGTTTACAAACATCGCATGAAGAGCACAAAACTCGCTGGCTGGACAATCCTCGGTGTATGGATCTTTTCACTTTTCGTTGCCTTGCTTCGACTTGCATACCAAAAATTCAATTATGCCATGTTTGTTGTGACTCTGAGCTTCTTTATTCCGCTGTTGTTAATCTTGTTTTCATACGGAAACATTTACCGCGTGGTTCGGTATCGTGCAAAATGGACTGGGTCCGTGTTGATCGAGATCAAACTGGCGCGAACTCTTTCGATCGTGATTGGTGCATTCATTCTCTGCTGGGGGCCATTTTTCATCATCAACATAGTAACCTATTATTGTGGCCACAAGACATGTGATTATGATGTTGCTATTAAGGTAATTAAATGGCTTCAGTACGCGAGCACCTGCATTAACCCTATCATCTATACTATCAGGAACCGTGAGTTTCGTTTCACCTTTCACAAGCTGATTTTCCGTTGTAACTACAGAAATGGAAAATACGTGTTTAACCCCCAAGAAAAGCTATCCAGTGGGTGGGGTTGCTGTCAGCTCGGCGGTCCCATCGATGTAGATTTTGGCGAGAGTCGATCGCGTTATCCGACCTATACCGAAGAAGCCATGCTTTCTAGTTCGCGCCTTCGGAGTTCAACGACGCCTACTAAAGTTCAAGGGACAACTTTAGCCTTTGACAACTTATCTTCGTCACAACACATGCAGCCTAGTTGTGACACAGCTCAGCGTTTTCGTTCCTAA